From Vigna unguiculata cultivar IT97K-499-35 chromosome 5, ASM411807v1, whole genome shotgun sequence, the proteins below share one genomic window:
- the LOC114186096 gene encoding protein RICE FLOWERING LOCUS T 1-like, producing MAREDPLAIGGVIGDVLNPFTSSVSLTVSINNRAISNGYELRPSHLVNRPRVTVGGQDLRIFYTLVLVDADAPSPSNPVLREYLHWMVTDIPATTNASFGREVVVYESPQPSAGIHRLVFVLFQQLGRDTVISPQLRHNFNSRNFAENNNLTPVAAAYVNCQRERGCGGRRY from the exons ATGGCTCGAGAGGATCCTCTTGCTATTGGGGGTGTGATAGGGGATGTTCTGAACCCTTTTACAAGCTCAGTTTCTCTCACAGTTTCCATCAACAACAGAGCGATTAGCAATGGCTATGAACTCAGGCCCTCTCATCTTGTTAACCGCCCTAGAGTTACTGTAGGTGGTCAAGACCTAAGGATCTTCTACACTCTG GTTCTCGTAGATGCAGATGCACCTAGCCCTAGTAACCCAGTCTTGAGGGAATACCTGCACTG GATGGTGACAGATATTCCAGCAACCACAAATGCAAGCTTTG GTAGGGAGGTTGTGGTTTATGAGAGTCCACAACCTTCTGCAGGGATTCATCGACTTGTGTTTGTGTTGTTCCAGCAATTGGGCAGAGACACTGTGATCAGCCCACAACTGCGTCATAATTTCAATTCCAGAAACTTTGCTGAAAACAATAACCTCACACCTGTTGCAGCAGCTTATGTCAACTGCCAAAGAGAGCGAGGTTGTGGTGGAAGGAGATATTAA